One segment of Trichlorobacter ammonificans DNA contains the following:
- a CDS encoding sulfurtransferase TusA family protein has product MPVRQLDVSGLKCPQPVLRITVVAAEMKAGEVLEVTGDGPTFEKDVRAWCSRLRKTLLVVSDEKGYRKRIRIRF; this is encoded by the coding sequence ATGCCCGTACGGCAGCTCGACGTCAGCGGCCTGAAGTGCCCCCAGCCGGTACTCCGGATAACGGTGGTCGCTGCGGAAATGAAAGCGGGGGAGGTGCTGGAGGTGACGGGAGACGGCCCCACCTTTGAAAAGGATGTGCGCGCCTGGTGTTCGCGGCTGCGCAAGACCCTGCTCGTCGTGAGTGATGAGAAGGGATACCGGAAGCGGATCCGAATCCGCTTCTAG
- a CDS encoding (Fe-S)-binding protein, with product MTPTPTIFAPLFIAATALFLWSCWKRLSLTAVGRADNRLADIGRRLVDTLGYAFAQRRVLAKASGMIHLAIFWCFLVLMVANAEFLLHGLFPAISFSRLPDGLFVPVMQTIDAVSLVALIAVTAAAVRRIVAPPYPEARTAEAFFILFLIALLMLANFGVNAAKISAMAPTTQQIAKETFPISGWFVHFIPPDQGKLVHDLSWWTHAVVLLLFMNLLPLSKHFHIITAIPNIFLRRFEQPVLPERERFEAGNRFGVDRVDGYTWKELLDAFSCTECGRCQNACPAHTTGKPLNPRRIIHDLKLNLLKNGPALGQGDNALQPLIGEGAGSIGEEAIWACTTCGACLESCPVFIEQMPKLIPLRRHLVEMESKFPEELLNLFENMEGRSNPWGIAPSERGKWATLLGERPFVPGSTEYLFYVGCAGSFDSRAKQVTLALAQLLDKAGVSWGILGREELCCGDSLRRLGNEYVFDRLATQNVALFKERGVSKVIVQCPHCLTTLKNDYRQYGIELDVIHHSQLLLHLAQDGRLTLPRKATELGATLYHDSCYLGRHNGIYDEPREALALATGAAPKEMERSRENGFCCGAGGGRMWMEEFTGERINLVRVQEAMAQQPDTVCTACPYCLTMFEDGLKDLRQNDRVRVRDIAEIMADAALRPASPT from the coding sequence ATGACACCGACACCGACCATTTTCGCACCGCTCTTCATTGCCGCAACCGCGCTGTTCCTCTGGAGCTGCTGGAAGCGGCTCTCCCTGACCGCCGTGGGGCGCGCCGACAACCGCCTGGCCGATATCGGCAGACGCCTGGTCGATACCCTGGGCTACGCCTTTGCCCAGCGCCGGGTGCTGGCAAAAGCCTCCGGCATGATTCACCTGGCCATCTTCTGGTGCTTCCTGGTATTGATGGTCGCCAACGCCGAGTTCCTGCTGCACGGCCTGTTCCCGGCCATCAGCTTCAGCAGGCTGCCGGACGGCCTCTTCGTGCCGGTGATGCAGACCATCGACGCCGTCTCGCTGGTGGCCCTGATCGCGGTCACGGCCGCCGCCGTCCGGCGCATCGTGGCCCCTCCCTACCCGGAGGCCCGCACTGCCGAGGCCTTCTTCATCCTGTTCCTGATCGCGCTGCTCATGCTGGCCAACTTCGGCGTCAACGCCGCCAAGATCAGCGCCATGGCCCCCACGACCCAGCAGATCGCCAAGGAAACCTTCCCCATATCCGGCTGGTTCGTACATTTCATTCCGCCCGATCAGGGCAAGCTGGTGCACGATCTTTCCTGGTGGACCCACGCCGTGGTGCTGCTGCTGTTCATGAACCTGCTCCCCTTGAGCAAGCACTTCCACATCATCACCGCCATCCCCAATATCTTCCTGCGGCGGTTCGAGCAGCCGGTGCTGCCGGAGCGGGAACGGTTCGAGGCCGGCAACCGCTTTGGCGTCGACCGGGTGGACGGTTACACCTGGAAGGAGCTGCTGGACGCCTTTTCCTGCACCGAGTGCGGCCGCTGCCAGAACGCCTGTCCCGCCCACACCACCGGCAAGCCGCTCAATCCCCGGCGAATAATCCATGACCTGAAGCTGAACCTGCTCAAGAACGGTCCGGCCCTGGGGCAGGGAGACAACGCCCTCCAGCCGCTGATCGGCGAGGGGGCCGGCAGCATCGGCGAAGAGGCGATCTGGGCCTGCACCACCTGCGGCGCCTGCCTGGAGTCCTGTCCGGTCTTCATCGAACAGATGCCCAAGCTGATCCCGCTGCGCCGCCACCTGGTGGAGATGGAGTCGAAGTTCCCGGAAGAGCTGCTCAACCTGTTCGAAAACATGGAGGGACGCAGCAACCCGTGGGGGATCGCGCCGTCGGAACGGGGCAAGTGGGCCACCCTGCTGGGCGAGCGCCCCTTTGTGCCGGGCAGCACCGAATACCTCTTCTACGTCGGCTGCGCCGGCTCCTTCGACTCCCGCGCCAAGCAGGTCACCCTGGCCCTGGCCCAGCTCCTGGACAAGGCCGGAGTCAGCTGGGGCATCCTGGGGCGGGAGGAGCTCTGCTGCGGCGACAGCCTGCGCCGCCTGGGCAACGAATACGTCTTCGACCGCCTGGCCACCCAGAATGTGGCGCTCTTCAAGGAACGGGGCGTCAGCAAGGTCATCGTGCAGTGCCCCCACTGCCTCACCACCCTGAAGAACGACTACCGCCAGTACGGCATTGAGCTGGACGTCATCCATCACAGCCAACTGCTGCTGCACCTGGCACAGGACGGCCGGCTCACGCTGCCCCGGAAGGCGACGGAACTGGGGGCCACGCTCTACCACGATTCCTGCTACCTGGGACGCCACAACGGCATCTACGACGAACCCCGGGAAGCCCTGGCCCTGGCGACGGGCGCAGCGCCGAAGGAGATGGAGCGCAGCCGGGAAAACGGCTTCTGCTGCGGCGCCGGCGGCGGCCGGATGTGGATGGAAGAGTTCACCGGCGAGCGGATCAATCTGGTACGGGTGCAGGAGGCGATGGCACAGCAGCCGGACACCGTCTGCACCGCCTGCCCCTACTGCCTGACCATGTTCGAGGACGGCCTGAAGGACCTGCGCCAGAACGACCGGGTACGGGTCAGGGACATCGCCGAAATCATGGCCGATGCGGCCCTGCGGCCGGCCTCCCCGACCTGA
- a CDS encoding electron transfer flavoprotein subunit alpha — MSETTPKKPKRPRGRARLLEGKCIACGGRCESSCPVNCITMNDAGEPVIVAEKCIGCLKCVKVCPAEALEMAFTPEELALLAELDRAGTPAAEEEDPEAAALAKLQAAYRGVWVFIEQEEGEVAKVSWELLGKGRELADKLGVELAAVVIGHRVEQLCSEAFRYGATRAYLLDAPVYAAYRTQSYLEAMCHLIEQYKPEVILMGATGMGRDLAGAVATRVATGLTADCTGLDIDDKRNLMQTRPAFGGNIMATIMCDKYRPQMATVRPHVMQMPQPLDKAAGEIVRVGFTVAEEQIPVKVLEVLRDGDGTQKIDIGGAEFIVSGGRGMMGPENFALLKELAAELGAVVGASRSAVDAGWMPHDRQVGQTGKTVRPKIYVACGISGAIQHLVGMQDADLIIAINRDKDAPIFEVAHYGIVGDLFQVVPELTRQIRELKRLGKGQGTVAP; from the coding sequence ATGTCAGAAACCACACCGAAGAAACCGAAGCGCCCCCGGGGCCGGGCCCGACTGCTGGAAGGAAAGTGCATCGCCTGCGGCGGCCGCTGCGAAAGCTCCTGCCCGGTCAACTGCATCACCATGAACGATGCCGGCGAACCGGTTATCGTTGCGGAGAAATGCATCGGCTGCCTCAAGTGCGTCAAGGTCTGTCCGGCGGAAGCGCTGGAGATGGCCTTTACCCCGGAGGAACTGGCCCTGCTGGCGGAACTGGACCGGGCCGGCACCCCCGCGGCGGAGGAAGAAGACCCGGAAGCGGCGGCCCTGGCCAAACTGCAGGCCGCCTACCGCGGGGTCTGGGTCTTTATCGAGCAGGAAGAGGGCGAAGTGGCCAAGGTCTCCTGGGAACTGCTGGGCAAGGGCCGCGAGCTGGCGGACAAGCTGGGGGTGGAGCTGGCGGCGGTGGTGATCGGCCACCGGGTCGAGCAGCTCTGCAGCGAGGCGTTCCGCTACGGCGCCACCAGGGCCTACCTGCTGGACGCGCCGGTCTACGCCGCCTACCGCACCCAGTCCTACCTGGAGGCGATGTGCCACCTGATCGAACAGTACAAGCCGGAAGTGATCCTGATGGGAGCCACCGGCATGGGTCGGGACCTGGCCGGCGCCGTGGCCACCCGGGTCGCAACCGGTCTCACCGCCGACTGCACCGGCCTGGATATCGATGACAAGCGCAACCTGATGCAGACCCGCCCCGCGTTCGGCGGCAACATCATGGCCACCATCATGTGCGACAAGTACCGTCCCCAGATGGCCACGGTACGGCCCCACGTGATGCAGATGCCCCAACCGCTGGACAAGGCCGCCGGCGAGATCGTCCGGGTCGGCTTCACCGTTGCCGAGGAGCAGATCCCGGTGAAGGTGCTGGAGGTACTGCGGGACGGTGACGGTACGCAGAAGATCGACATCGGCGGCGCGGAGTTCATCGTCTCCGGCGGCAGGGGGATGATGGGACCGGAGAACTTCGCCCTGCTGAAGGAGCTGGCCGCCGAACTGGGGGCCGTGGTGGGCGCCTCCCGCTCTGCCGTGGACGCCGGCTGGATGCCCCATGACCGCCAGGTCGGACAGACCGGCAAGACGGTCCGCCCCAAGATCTACGTTGCCTGCGGCATCTCCGGCGCCATCCAGCACTTGGTGGGGATGCAGGATGCCGACCTGATCATCGCCATCAACCGCGACAAGGACGCCCCGATCTTCGAGGTGGCCCACTACGGCATCGTCGGCGACCTGTTCCAGGTGGTGCCGGAACTGACGCGACAGATCCGCGAACTGAAACGCCTGGGTAAAGGACAGGGGACCGTTGCCCCGTAA
- a CDS encoding electron transfer flavoprotein subunit beta/FixA family protein gives MLIVACIKQVPDTTQVKIDPVTNTLVREGIPFIMNPYDTHALEAALQLKDRFGCRVAVLSMGPPNAEATLRKALSAGVDRAILLSDRCFGGADTLATSNVLAAAIRRLNDTVEPVGLVICGKQTIDGDTAQVGPGIAVRLGFQQLTLVDRVEELDLSGRRLVVSRKLEGRHERVAAPLPALLTVVREINRPRYPTVPMRLAAVTADVEVWNNEVLQLDPQTVGLKGSPTWVSKIFSPERDKGEILGDGVADPAGAVKLLLDKLLEKDLLPL, from the coding sequence ATGCTGATTGTCGCCTGCATCAAACAGGTTCCCGACACCACCCAGGTGAAGATCGACCCGGTCACCAATACCTTGGTGCGCGAAGGCATCCCGTTCATCATGAACCCCTACGACACCCATGCCCTGGAGGCGGCTCTGCAGCTCAAGGATCGCTTCGGCTGCCGGGTGGCGGTGCTTTCCATGGGCCCTCCCAACGCCGAGGCCACGCTGCGCAAGGCGCTCTCCGCCGGAGTTGATCGGGCGATCCTGCTGTCGGACCGCTGCTTCGGCGGTGCCGACACCCTGGCCACCAGCAACGTGCTGGCCGCCGCCATCCGTCGGCTGAACGACACCGTGGAGCCGGTGGGACTGGTCATCTGCGGCAAGCAGACCATTGACGGCGATACCGCCCAGGTGGGACCCGGCATCGCCGTGCGACTCGGCTTCCAGCAGCTGACCCTGGTGGACCGGGTGGAAGAACTGGACCTCTCCGGCCGACGGCTGGTGGTGAGCCGCAAGCTGGAGGGGCGCCACGAACGGGTGGCCGCGCCGTTGCCGGCCCTGCTCACCGTGGTGCGGGAGATCAACCGCCCCCGCTATCCCACCGTGCCGATGCGCCTGGCGGCGGTTACCGCCGACGTGGAAGTCTGGAATAACGAGGTGCTGCAGCTTGACCCCCAGACCGTGGGCCTGAAAGGCTCGCCCACCTGGGTATCCAAGATTTTCTCGCCGGAACGGGACAAAGGGGAAATTCTGGGGGACGGTGTTGCCGATCCGGCGGGGGCGGTAAAGCTGTTGCTGGACAAACTGCTGGAAAAGGACCTGCTGCCACTCTAA
- the gdhA gene encoding NADP-specific glutamate dehydrogenase, with product MAQLDVKLEAIYQDVLKRNPGEVEFHQAVQEVLESLGPVVTKHPEFLERKIIERICEPERQIIFRVPWQDDKGNVHINRGFRVEFNSALGPYKGGLRFHPSVYLGIIKFLGFEQIFKNSLTGMPIGGGKGGSDFDPKGRSDDEIMRFCQSFMTELYRHIGEHTDVPAGDIGVGGREIGYMFGQYKRITNRWEAGVLTGKGLKWGGSLVRPEATGYGATFFINEALKVRNDSFEGKVCTVSGSGNVAIYTIEKIHQLGGKCVACSDSNGVIYHEKGLDLELIKQLKEVERRRISDYAEKHKDAKYIPNGNIWDIPCQVAMPSATQNEINGKDAATLVKNGCIAVGEGANMPTTPEGIKVFLDAKIAYGPGKAANAGGVATSALEMQQNAQRDSWSFEDTEKKLENIMKGIHKLCYRTSEEYGDKGNYVLGANIAGFIKVADAMVAHGLV from the coding sequence ATGGCACAACTGGACGTAAAACTTGAAGCGATTTATCAGGATGTACTGAAGCGTAACCCCGGTGAGGTCGAGTTCCACCAGGCGGTCCAGGAAGTGCTGGAATCCCTCGGGCCGGTCGTCACCAAGCACCCTGAATTTCTTGAGCGCAAGATCATCGAGCGGATCTGTGAACCGGAGCGTCAGATCATCTTCCGGGTGCCCTGGCAGGACGACAAGGGCAACGTGCACATCAACCGCGGCTTCCGCGTCGAGTTCAACAGCGCGCTGGGTCCCTACAAGGGCGGTCTGCGCTTCCATCCCTCCGTCTACCTGGGGATTATCAAGTTCCTCGGTTTCGAGCAGATCTTCAAGAACTCCCTGACCGGCATGCCGATCGGCGGCGGCAAGGGCGGCTCCGACTTCGACCCCAAAGGCCGGTCCGATGACGAGATCATGCGTTTCTGCCAGAGCTTCATGACCGAACTGTACCGTCATATCGGTGAGCACACCGACGTGCCGGCCGGCGACATCGGTGTGGGTGGCCGCGAGATCGGCTACATGTTCGGCCAGTACAAGCGGATCACCAACCGCTGGGAAGCCGGCGTGCTGACCGGCAAGGGGCTCAAGTGGGGCGGTTCCCTGGTGCGGCCCGAAGCAACCGGCTACGGTGCCACCTTCTTCATCAACGAAGCCCTGAAAGTGCGCAATGATTCCTTCGAGGGCAAGGTCTGCACCGTTTCCGGTTCCGGTAACGTGGCCATCTACACCATCGAGAAGATTCACCAGCTGGGCGGCAAGTGCGTGGCCTGCTCCGACAGTAACGGCGTCATCTACCATGAGAAGGGCCTGGATCTGGAGCTGATCAAGCAACTCAAGGAAGTGGAGCGTCGCCGTATTTCCGATTACGCCGAGAAGCACAAGGATGCAAAGTACATTCCAAACGGCAACATCTGGGATATCCCCTGCCAGGTGGCCATGCCGTCGGCCACCCAGAACGAGATCAACGGCAAGGACGCCGCCACCCTGGTGAAAAACGGCTGCATCGCCGTGGGCGAAGGGGCCAACATGCCCACCACGCCGGAAGGGATCAAGGTGTTCCTGGATGCCAAGATCGCCTACGGACCGGGCAAGGCTGCCAACGCCGGCGGCGTGGCCACTTCGGCGCTGGAGATGCAGCAGAACGCCCAGCGTGACTCCTGGAGCTTCGAGGACACCGAGAAGAAGCTGGAAAACATCATGAAGGGCATCCACAAGCTCTGCTACCGGACCTCGGAAGAGTACGGCGACAAGGGCAACTACGTCCTGGGTGCCAACATTGCCGGCTTTATCAAGGTGGCGGACGCCATGGTCGCCCACGGCCTCGTGTAG
- a CDS encoding SiaC family regulatory phosphoprotein, protein MATLDIAKTTSTPRVCFDAATKILHIDGESYPENSFEFYGPVLAWIRAYLAERHALDLDINVSYLNSSSTKCLLDLLDLLEEGHEQGDRVSVVWRYDRDNPRSHSLATEFQEEVTFPFSIAAYED, encoded by the coding sequence ATGGCGACGCTTGATATTGCCAAGACAACATCAACACCGCGGGTCTGTTTTGATGCCGCAACCAAAATTCTGCATATTGACGGCGAATCCTACCCGGAAAACTCCTTCGAGTTCTACGGCCCGGTGCTGGCCTGGATAAGGGCCTACCTTGCGGAGCGGCATGCTCTCGACCTCGATATCAACGTCAGCTACCTGAACAGCAGCAGCACCAAATGCCTGCTGGATCTGCTGGACCTGCTGGAGGAAGGTCACGAACAGGGTGATCGGGTCAGCGTGGTCTGGCGCTACGATCGTGACAATCCCCGTTCGCACAGCCTGGCGACGGAGTTTCAGGAAGAGGTTACGTTTCCGTTCAGCATAGCAGCCTACGAAGACTAA
- a CDS encoding DcaP family trimeric outer membrane transporter, with protein sequence MLLAMTVAAVPAFGSELEELKAEMRRLQQRIEQLEERQKREAAQQPQPAAPTAAASPAAPAGGESVKAGTLPGSILIPGTATSLRPYVSVRIDATYDTAGRNNDTRNNDWATAVFAQPLRINSANRQRDDQFYGTARASRLGLDSSTPTPLGTLETKVEADFNAPNDYMGELASNGVMFRLRHAYGKLGNLLVGQTWSNYIDLRSYPETVDFNPPGNTTLLRQTQLRYTIPVGPTTLSLAVENPESLTSTPPVQTLSNSGRNDFDRIPDVTANWSWHGERAHLSLHAATMEYHNDFRTKRGYALGLSGSAALGTGTLVAGVQGGEGVGRYMFNSIMQGAADTGRDLLLWRAAGFHLGYTQPWTATLRSNVILSRTVFGANASADAYQRSAWAGKVDEFVPNRRVDQAFVNLFWSVTKNIETGIEYAWGERETFAGERGRQQRINAMIQYSLP encoded by the coding sequence ATGCTGCTGGCAATGACCGTCGCCGCGGTTCCGGCATTCGGCAGCGAGCTGGAGGAGTTGAAGGCCGAAATGCGCCGCCTGCAGCAACGGATCGAGCAGCTTGAGGAGCGGCAGAAGCGGGAGGCGGCCCAGCAGCCGCAACCGGCAGCGCCAACCGCGGCAGCTTCCCCGGCGGCACCGGCCGGCGGCGAATCCGTGAAGGCGGGGACCCTGCCCGGCTCCATCCTGATCCCCGGCACCGCCACCTCCCTCAGGCCCTATGTATCCGTCCGGATCGATGCTACCTACGATACCGCCGGCCGCAACAACGATACCCGCAACAACGACTGGGCAACGGCCGTCTTTGCCCAGCCGCTGCGCATCAACAGCGCCAACCGGCAACGGGACGACCAGTTCTACGGCACTGCCCGGGCCAGCCGCCTCGGCCTGGACAGCAGCACCCCCACGCCGCTGGGAACGCTTGAGACCAAGGTGGAAGCCGATTTCAACGCCCCCAACGACTACATGGGGGAACTGGCCTCCAACGGGGTGATGTTCCGCCTGCGCCATGCCTACGGCAAGCTGGGCAACCTGCTGGTGGGACAGACCTGGTCCAACTACATCGACCTGCGTTCCTACCCCGAAACCGTGGACTTCAACCCGCCGGGGAACACCACCCTGCTCCGCCAGACCCAGCTGCGCTACACCATCCCGGTCGGCCCCACCACCCTGTCCCTTGCCGTGGAAAATCCGGAAAGCCTGACCAGTACGCCGCCGGTGCAGACCCTGTCCAACAGCGGCCGCAACGATTTCGACCGGATTCCCGACGTCACCGCCAACTGGAGCTGGCACGGCGAGCGGGCCCACCTGTCGCTGCATGCCGCCACCATGGAATACCACAACGATTTCCGGACAAAGCGGGGCTATGCCCTGGGGCTGAGCGGCAGCGCTGCCCTGGGAACCGGCACGCTGGTTGCCGGCGTTCAGGGGGGTGAAGGGGTGGGACGCTACATGTTCAACTCCATCATGCAGGGTGCCGCCGATACCGGCAGGGACCTGCTGCTCTGGAGGGCGGCCGGATTCCACCTGGGCTACACCCAGCCCTGGACCGCCACGCTCCGCTCCAACGTCATCCTGAGCCGCACCGTGTTCGGCGCCAACGCCTCGGCCGACGCCTACCAGCGTTCCGCCTGGGCCGGCAAGGTGGATGAGTTCGTCCCCAACCGCCGGGTCGATCAGGCCTTTGTCAACCTGTTCTGGTCGGTAACGAAGAATATCGAAACCGGCATCGAGTACGCCTGGGGCGAGCGGGAGACCTTTGCCGGGGAGCGGGGACGGCAGCAGCGGATCAATGCCATGATTCAGTACAGCCTCCCCTGA